From the Colletotrichum lupini chromosome 1, complete sequence genome, the window TGAAGATAGCATTGGTATTATCAGATACGCCATCATACATACATGAGTAGCCTTCTAAGAGTAAATAAGATTTGATTCTCGATTTTTTTCTATTTTTCTTGAAATCAGGAATACGGTAACACCAAAGCCCAAAGTCATGTCAGCGTCTACAGTACGTATCGCAACAAGGACTCTCGTCCTCCCCGCAGGTCTTCGGGGCCGGCCGCTCCAGCGCGCAGCCTTCTCCACATCGCCGTCCTGGACTGCCGGCGGTACTGCGCAGGGCAAgaacaacagcagcagcaacaacgtCAACGGTAACAGCAACAAAATAGGAGGAGAAGATCCAATTGAGATCCCGGCATTCAATCTTCGACACATTTCTTCTAGTCCTCGGGCGCGGTTTTGGTTGATCACGGGGTTTTGTGTGATTGCGGGTGTGGAGATGTATGGATGGTATAATTTTGGGCCAAAGATTTTGGGGTGGGAGGGGAAGGGGGAGGATGAgtgatgctgctgctgctgcgagcATGACTCTTATCCTGAGAGTGTTTTATTCGTACTCAAAGAGAAGTCTGGGATCGAAAATCTCTACTACTACATAAATATTGCGATAGATGCCACAGTCTAAATTGAGCACAGCGCAACCATGTGGGCGCGACATTCTTCGGCTTTCTGAGGGTGGCTTTTGATACATTGCCTTGTTCAGATGTTCTGTCTTTTTGCATCGCAGTCGTGATACGGATGTCTTATCCTAACGTTAGTACTCATCTTCACCTATCGAGGATCATATGTTCCATCCGGACTATGTAAGTGCAGGGCAAGACTCCACCGCAGGTGACAAGAGTATTTTAGGGCGATACATCTAAAAGTATGGCACTTTATTTCAAGAGAATGTTCAACCAGAATAGGCTCACTCACGATCTAAGCGGAAGCCTGCCACGAGAAAATGCCAATGAACCCCGCCACCCACTACGGTAAGCTTGGTCAGGTCGTTAGATAAGAAGTTATACTGCCGATTGAATTTGTTAGATAGGTAGGTAATGTGAACGGTGACCTTTGCTAAGAGCTTCTTTTCGAGAAGCTTCAAGCTCATCAGGATTTGCATTGAAGATAGGCACTCAACACGCCTGCCTGGACGATTGCATGGACATGCCAGTGAGGTTTCAGTTGTTGGTAATAAAGACCTTGACATATTGCTACCACGGATACTTGGTACACATGAGTTCAGTAGATGCTTGGAAGGTCAAGGGATGTGTGTGGTAAGCTTGGAGACACAACCAGTTCTAGAACCGAAGTCCCCGGGCCGAACCTCGAGCGGGACTGAATTGAAGTATCCGGGTATCCGTAGGCTCCAAGTCCGGGGGAATCCCCGCGTGAGCCTCCGGAAAGGCAGCCGACCATGTGCCGCATTGGGCAGGTACCTGACTAAGAGATACACGTGACTGTCATCGTGACGCCATTGATTCTGCGGCGACTAACAGCGGGGTGGCTGGGAGGGAAATACCCAATAGAATGGCTGGAGGACGTCCCCAAGCTCCCCCAAGGACCCCAGCCGAGAGCGAAAGGTGGACCCACTTCTGCAGGCAGGAAGCACCAGCAGCCGGTTGGGTGGGTGCGGCGCTGCGGCGTTGCGTGGTTGAGGTATGCACCTCAGGCAGTTCCGCAGTGGCCCGTGGTGAGTGCCAGCACTGAGACacccgctgccgctgctgttTCTGGTGCAACTTGAGGTGGATGACGCAGACACGCCGTACAGCGTACACCCGGGCGGAAGAGTCGCAAGTGCAAGTGCGCCACACGAGCAGCAGCCCACcgcacctaccttaccttaccggAGCTCCCAGAAAGCttgctacctaccttaccccaGAGGCAGGCGCACCCGGACGGTACCTTCAGGTAGGTATCGTGTGTCACTGCAACCACCACCCAACCTCCATCCGTCCCTCTCATTCCACACCCGACATCTGCCATCAAACCGCTCATCGTCCCTTGCTTTTTGGGTCTCTCTGCGCGACGGGCGTTTCCTTCCTCCATCTCTAATCATCGCCGCATATTTCTCAGtattcttcttcttcagcaCACTACTCTACCAGGAACCCGGTCCTAGCCGCTGAGCGGCATACACCAAGCCCACGATGACGCTATTGAAGCTGCTCGGAGCTGGCGGCCTGCTGCTGGCTTCCCTGAGCAGCACTGTTGCAGCAGAGCCCTTTACGCCAAAACATGAAGCCGGACGATGTGCCATGCGCGGCCACTGCGGCTCCAAGAGCTTCTTTGGCAAGCAGCTGCCCTGCCCTGACAATGGTCTGGCTATGGACCCCGACGAAGACCTGCGAAAGCAAATTGTCGACCTTTGCGGCGCTAAATGGAACTCTGGGCCGGTTTGCTGCGATGCTGAACAGGTAAGTTATCGGCTTCGAAAAACTTGGCTGCTGGCCATCTTACTGACGTGTGCTGCTCAACAGGTCAAATCGCTCGCCTCCGAGCTTGGCACCCCGAACCAGATCGTTTCTTCCTGCCCAGCCTGCAAGGATAACTTCTTCAACTTGTTCTGCACCTTCACATGCTCTCCCGACCAGTCCCTCTTCTTAAACATCACAAAGACCCAAGAGAAGAACAAGAAGACTATGGTCACAGAGCTGGACCAGCTCATCTCAAAGGAATATGGAACTGGATTCTTCGACAGTTGCAAGGAGGTCAAGTTCGGGCCATCCAACTCTAGGGCCATTGACTTTATCGGAGGTGGCGCAAAGAACTACTCCCAGCTGCTCAAGTTCCTGGGAGACGAGAAGGTCATTGGATCGCCCTTCCAGATCAACTTCCCCACCGAGTACACCGAGCCAGGCATGGCCCCTCGCGACATGACCCCGAAGAAGTGCAATGACGAGGACCCCAACTACCGCTGCGCATGTGTCGATTGTCCTGCTGTCTGCCCGGAGCTCCCGGCCGTCTCGAAGCCTGGCGAATGCCATGTTGGTCTTTTACCCTGTCTCTCGTTTGCGGCCATCTTCACCTACAGCGTCCTCTTGTTCGCTGCCATCGCAGCCGTTGTCGGACACGTTGTGTGGAGACGCCGTGCCAAGAGAGAGAGTGAGCGCCTCCGACTCCTGCAAGATGCGTCTCCCAGCGACGATGAGGATGAGGGTGACCTGGTTCAAAATGGGGCCATGTTCGATAGACCTCAGAGATACTACAAGATCAATACCTGGTGCGACGCGGCCTTCAGCAAGCTCGGTCACGCAGCGGCGCGCTACCAAGGAATCACGATTGGTGTCACGCTCATCGTCGTCATCATTCTCAGTGCCGGTTGGGTCAGGTTCGACCTCGAGAAAGACCCTGCGCGTCTATGGGTTAGCCCCACGTCTCCTGCTGCTCAGGAAAAGGCTTTCTTTGACGAGCAGTTTGGTCCATTTTACCGCGCCGAAAAGGCCTTTTTGGTCAACGACCAGCACTCCAGCGGCCCAGCCCCCGTTCTCAGCTACGATACGCTGATCTGGTGGATGGGTGTCGAAAAGAGCGTCAAGCAGCTGAAGGGCCCCAAGTTTGGCGCGACCCTCAATGACATCTGCTTAAAGCCTACCGGAACCTCCTGTGTTGTCCAGTCAGTGGCGACCTACTTTGGCGATGAGCCCTCCCTTGTTGGCAAGAATGACTGGGAGGATCAACTGCGGCAGTGCGCAAAGTCCCCCGTCGAGTGCCGTCCTGATTTCGGTCTTCCTCTCGAGCCGAACATGATTCTAGGCGGTTACGAAGACGATCCCGCTGCTGCTCATGCGATGACTGTCACCTGGGTCGTCCAAAACGCTGTGGAAGGTAGCCCGGCCGTTGAGCGTGCCATGGACTGGGAGGTTGCGCTGCGCGACCGCCTTCTCGAGGTTCAGCAGGAAGCTTCGGACCGAGGGCTTCGACTTTCCTTCTCTACCGAGATCAGCTTGGAACAGGAGTTGAACAAGTCAACCAACACCGATGCCAAGATCGTCGTCATCAGCTACATCATCATGTTCCTCTACGCCTCTCTTGCCCTCGGATCTACCACGCTGTCATTCCGGGATATGATCAGGAACCCAGCCGTGGCTTTGGTCCAGTCCAAGTTCTCACTCGGCGTTGTTGGCATTCTAATTGTCCTCATGTCCATTAGCGCCTCTATCGGTCTGTTCTCCTGGTTCGGACTCAAGGCGACGCTCATCATTGCCGAGGTCATTCCCTTCATCGTTCTTGCCGTCGGTGTTGACAACATTTTCCTCATCGTTCACGAGTTTGAGCGCGTCAACGTGAGCCACC encodes:
- a CDS encoding patched sphingolipid transporter; this translates as MTLLKLLGAGGLLLASLSSTVAAEPFTPKHEAGRCAMRGHCGSKSFFGKQLPCPDNGLAMDPDEDLRKQIVDLCGAKWNSGPVCCDAEQVKSLASELGTPNQIVSSCPACKDNFFNLFCTFTCSPDQSLFLNITKTQEKNKKTMVTELDQLISKEYGTGFFDSCKEVKFGPSNSRAIDFIGGGAKNYSQLLKFLGDEKVIGSPFQINFPTEYTEPGMAPRDMTPKKCNDEDPNYRCACVDCPAVCPELPAVSKPGECHVGLLPCLSFAAIFTYSVLLFAAIAAVVGHVVWRRRAKRESERLRLLQDASPSDDEDEGDLVQNGAMFDRPQRYYKINTWCDAAFSKLGHAAARYQGITIGVTLIVVIILSAGWVRFDLEKDPARLWVSPTSPAAQEKAFFDEQFGPFYRAEKAFLVNDQHSSGPAPVLSYDTLIWWMGVEKSVKQLKGPKFGATLNDICLKPTGTSCVVQSVATYFGDEPSLVGKNDWEDQLRQCAKSPVECRPDFGLPLEPNMILGGYEDDPAAAHAMTVTWVVQNAVEGSPAVERAMDWEVALRDRLLEVQQEASDRGLRLSFSTEISLEQELNKSTNTDAKIVVISYIIMFLYASLALGSTTLSFRDMIRNPAVALVQSKFSLGVVGILIVLMSISASIGLFSWFGLKATLIIAEVIPFIVLAVGVDNIFLIVHEFERVNVSHPDEMVEERIAKALGRMGPSILLSAMTEVVAFALGTFVGMPAVRNFAAYAAGAVFINAILQITLFISVLAMNQIRVEDHRADCIPCLQVKAARVHLSGGNGNANARFYEVPEESWLQQFIRRTYAPAILAKQAKAIIIAIFLGLFAAGIALIPEVQLGLDQRVAIPDGSYLIPYFNDLYKYMETGPPVYFVTREFNATARKNQREICARFTTCDQFSLSNILEGERKRPDVSYISSPAASWIDDFFLWLNPDLGDSCCVENGKACFADRNPPWNITLSGMPQDGEFVHYLEKFLKAPTNDDCPLGGQASYGNAVVVDSEKDTIPASHFRTMHTPLRSQDDFINAMSAARRIASDITKSTGVEVFPYSLFYIFFDQYASIVSLTGALLGSAVAIIFVIASILLGSLMTALVVTVTVCMTVVDIIGAMAVFGVSLNAVSLVNLIICVGIGVEFCAHIARAFMFPSRTVMERAKNRFRGRDARAWTALVNVGASVFSGITVTKLLGVFVLAFTRSKIFEIYYFRVWLSLVVFAGTHALIFLPVALSLFGGEGYVDPESEGGIEEDLASRRYRALVPDEETDSDDDY